Proteins from a genomic interval of Perognathus longimembris pacificus isolate PPM17 chromosome 14, ASM2315922v1, whole genome shotgun sequence:
- the LOC125363502 gene encoding granzyme B-like produces MRPLLLLLALCLPPSAEAGEIIGGREARPHSRPYMAYLEFEVRHDRKRCGGFLIREDFVLTAAHCSGGSMNVTLGAHNLKEQEKTRQVFAVRTAIPHPDYNAKDHSNDIMLLQLQTKAKKTAAVKPLRLPKGKSRAKPGQRCYVAGWGWTAPRGNPSKTLQEVEMTVQEDRECESSLRGYYNNASEICVGDPTSRSSSFRGDSGGPLVCNNVAQGIISYGRANGTPPRACTKVSKFLHWIKENMKRYEPQEAD; encoded by the exons ATGCGGCCTCTCCTGCTCCTGCTGGCCCTGTGCCTGCCCCCCAGCGCCGAGGCGG GGGAGATCATCGGGGGACGGGAGGCCAGGCCCCACTCCCGCCCGTACATGGCCTACCTGGAGTTCGAGGTCCGGCACGATCGGAAGAGGTGCGGCGGCTTCCTGATCCGAGAGGACTTCGTGCTGACGGCGGCTCACTGCTCCGGGGG ATCGATGAACGTCACCCTCGGTGCCCACAACCTCAAGGAGCAGGAGAAAACCCGGCAGGTCTTCGCTGTGAGAACGGCCATCCCCCATCCGGACTACAACGCCAAGGACCACTCCAATGACATCATGTTATTACAG CTGCAGACAAAAGCCAAGAAGACGGCCGCCGTGAAGCCCCTCCGGCTGCCCAAGGGCAAGTCCCGGGCGAAGCCAGGACAGAGGTGCTATGTGGCTGGCTGGGGGTGGACGGCCCCACGCGGAAACCCCTCAAAGACGCTGCAGGAGGTGGAGATGACAGTGCAGGAAGACCGGGAGTGCGAGTCCTCCCTGCGTGGCTACTACAACAATGCCAGTGAGATCTGCGTGGGAGACCCAACGTCGAGAAGCTCTTCCTTTAGG GGAGACTCGGGAGGCCCCCTCGTGTGTAATAACGTGGCCCAGGGCATTATCTCCTATGGACGAGCTAACGGGACGCCTCCACGAGCCTGCACCAAGGTCTCAAAGTTCCTGCACTGgataaaggaaaacatgaaacGCTATGAACCACAAGAGgcagactaa